Genomic DNA from Osmia lignaria lignaria isolate PbOS001 chromosome 6, iyOsmLign1, whole genome shotgun sequence:
AAGCCGCGTACGTGCGGTTTGACTACAATATCCCACGTGGCGCGAGCATCGGCGTATACGCGCGGAGAAATGCTCTTCCCACGCACACGCAATACGATCTGCTGGAGGTGTTGAGCGGCTTCAAGGCGAGGACCACTCGGGCGTCCCATGTTAGTGTTATTGTATGTGCCACTGccccatttttcattttcttttctatcatAGGACTCGTAGAACCGCCTATCAACATCTTCTATTCAGATGTcctgaagaaaatttattttttattcttttttttttgaacaatTTCAAATCTACGGTTCAAAAGGTcgtcttttttttattatttttttccctGAAATGTAATGGAGGAATTGAGAGTATCGATGGAGCGTTTCTGAGATTTGTATTGATTTCTCGTGTAGCCTTCGATCAAGAAAGAAGTGACTCACTATATGGAGCCTGGTCATTGGTTCCTCTCGTTGTACAATGATGATGGAGATCCACAGGAGGTGTCTTTTATAGCCATAATCGCTGAAGATATGACGCACAATTGTCCTAACGGGTGCAGCGGAAAGGGTGAATGTTTGCTGGGTCACTGTCAATGCAATCCTGGCTTCGGTGGAGAGGATTGCAGCGAAAGTGTCTGCCCGGTTCTCTGTAGCCAGCGTGGTAAGTGTAGGGTTTGTTTAGGGGTCCTAATCTGGGTCCTCCCAAAAATGTATTTAGATTATCTTCCTCATCcttctaaaattttaatatcttgaaattCTAGATTTCTAAAATCCCCAAATTTCAGAACTTCCCCACTCCCAAATATATTCTAGTTACACCAATGGTCCCAATTTCAATTACCCTCATCGGTATCATTAATTTCCGTGCAATTACAGGAGAATACATAAACGGAGAGTGTCAGTGCAACCCCGGCTGGAAAGGGAAGGAGTGTTCCCTGCGCCACGACGAATGTGAAGTGCCCGATTGCAATGGACATGGCCACTGCACCAACGGGAAGTGTAATTGCGTGCGCGGTTATAAAGGAAAGTACTGCGAGGAAGTGGACTGTCCTCACCCAACCTGTTCCGGTCACGGTTTCTGCGCCGAAGGTACTTGCATCTGTAAAAAAGGATGGAAAGGTGCGGATTGCAGTCAAATGGACAAGGAAGCACTGCAGTGTCTACCAGACTGCAGCGGACATGGGAACTTTGATCTTGAGACGCAGACCTGCCTATGCGAGCCTATGTGGTCTGGCGATGACTGTTCGAAAGGTAATACGAGAGAATAGATATCTTGTAGTAGGGGGTTTTGTTGACCCTTAGAGCAGTGGCGGGCAGATCAATTGGAGAGTTCAGGTTCAGCAGCAAATGTGTTAATAATGgttttatgaaaatataatttttaaaattcaattacttATTAAGCTATAAATTTATTAGACGCGGATATAAATACTCATCGGATCCAAATTCATTTTTAGACGAAGAATCGCTTGCTCTCAGGTGTCTtcaattctttaaataaattcagTATGCATATTTATCATTCTATTCATATGTTTCCAGGTTATACGTCAATTTTACGACCGATTCTGTTTGACCCCTTTACTAATAACGTGACATTGATACCTTCTCGTTGACTAACTTGATTTTATTCTAAACAAAAACTATTGACTTGCTAGCTTTTATATGTTGCTTGTCCCCACTAATACCATAAAAGACTAGAAATCTAAAAACATTTGTGTAATTCAAAATTTCCTGTCTTTTTCAGAATTATGCGATCTGGACTGTGGGCCCCACGGCCACTGCGTGGACAATGCCTGCGACTGCCTGCCCGGATGGTCCGGCGAATTGTGCAATTTGAAGCAATGCGATCCTAGATGCAATGAACATGGTCAATGCAAGAATGGAACATGCTTGTGCGTGACTGGGTGGAACGGGAAACATTGTACCATGGAAGGATGCCCGAATTCGTGTTCTGGTCATGGCCAGTGCAGAGTCAGCAACGATGGCCAATGGGAGTGCAGGTGTTACGATGGCTGGGATGGCAAAGACTGCAACGTGCTTCTTGAACAGAATTGCAACGACGGAAGAGACAACGATAAAGGTATGGTATGAATAAAAACgaaattcaaagaaatttttACCGTCTTTACAGATTCAAGATTTAACCCTAAAAAGACCAAGAAAGGGGGCTTGTCGAACCCACCGGTCATaaagtattgaaaatatttgaaactctagaattttagaatgttgATATTTGAGgatataaaaattttggaattttagaattttagtgtTAAAATCCCCGAATGACGAGGTGGTCAGTCCACATAGGAAGAGGGAGCCTATCTTGGCCCCTATTTGTTAGGGGCCCCTCAAAAATCGAATTTTCAACATCTCTTTCATAAGTCTATCAGAAATCCTACCCCAATGCCATAAACCCTTATTCTGACCTGAATCAATATATTCTTTCCAGACGGTCTGATCGATTGCGCGGATCCGGAATGTTGCTCGAATCATATATGCCGTAGCAGTCAGCTTTGCGTGTCGGCCCCGAAGCCGATCGATATACTTCTGCGAAAGCAACCGCCGGCTATCACCGCTTCCTTCTTCGAGaggatgaaatttttaatcgaCGAGGGTAGTTTGCAGAACTACGCCCGACAAGAAACCTTCAACGAGAGGTGAGTTAACAAAGCTTGTGTCGGCAGCACGATGGATCGCGTGCGCGATTCGTATTTCGTTGACCCGcgatcggtttgtctcgttatCGATCACCTTTCGATCAAATACATACGTTATTACTCGCTCGTGGTAACCGTGTCCGTCCCGACTTTGATGTTACGTGGTACAGTTCTATAAATACACATCCGGTTACAGACACCCGGAATCATCAAAACAGATAACATATAGTGTTACAATTATGCCGTATACACCTTAAAACAGATGCATGTGTTTATATGGGTCTACTAAAAGTCATTAACGGGTGTACCGAGCATGACGTCTTATGACGCCGTCCGGGTACCGTGTTTCTCCGATTTGTATACAATCTAAAGACTAATTCGATGTTGTCCGCAGGGCACTTAAGTGCCCTCGTGCTTTCCACGGGCTCGAATTTATTCTACTGCGGACCGGTTCGGATCTGTGCCCGTAAATTTGCCTGCGGGCAACCGGGCATGTGCATTCCTGCCCTAGAAACACATGCATATACTACTATATACTTATTCGTTATACGTTACAAGAGACACTAAAGACGTATACAATAGATATATGATATATTCTCTGCGTTGTTGTGACCCGTGTGAAATCACATCCCAAAAGTTTTATACATATGTTTGTACGTACGTGTGCGCGAGCGTGTGCCCTGCACTGAACCCCGTCTCCATTCTATTTCATTCTCATTCTGAACACGATTGATCTTTATCGATATTTATACGTGTTAACACGTTCGGACCCACTTGGCTGGATTTACCTATAGCATAGAGGCGAAGGGGTTGAAACCTGTTACCCCAGGCTCGAACGTGTTAATCTatctctatctctttctatcACCGTGTCCGTCCGAGTGAAGCTTGGCGTGAATGTGTGACTCCATGTTCGAGCATCAAGCTTTTCGCTACCGATTCAGGGATCCAGAAGTCTAAATTTCTTTAtcctttcattaaaaaaaaaaaaatattactctgaactaataaatttcttttctcttctacctctctttctctctctctctctctatctatctatcttctCCATCTAGCTTTGCCTTTAATCACATCATTTTTAACTCGGTTCTGTTTTATCCGTGCTGCCCGGTCAGTATGTTCTGGAATCACTTCAATACAAGGTAAGAAATTTCGTCGACGAGAAAAaatggaacaaaaaaaaaatacacccgTTTGCGAGTTAGTAGAGTGTAAGCAGAGTCGAATAGCTGCTGCTGTTTGACGATATTTTCATGCATTTGGTATCATGTGTACATAATCAAAATCCTGCATCCAAACGGGGTTGCTCGTGGACGTTCGATTCGAGGACGAGCCCGTGTCTTCATCGTTTGTCCGCAAATTGACGAAGACAAGCTACCTCGAATGAATTGTAACGCCACGTACCGCTaaccaataaaaaaaaaaaagaaaaggaagaacttTCATAACCTCTTCCTACCTCACCGAAACCTTCATCATTGTTTGACTCTTTCTCGTTGCATGGTTTGGTTACCTTATTATTCCTACGTTGTCTTTCGTGCCTTTTAAGTTGAGCTTCTGACTTTGTGTTAATCgtgtatatgtgtatgtatCTATTTGTATTTAATGACAGTTCGACGTCGACCGATGCTTCAGTGCCAAAGAGGCATCGAGGTATTACGTGGGAGTATGTCACCATTTTGCTACTATTTTGCGTCATCTAAGGGATAATAATTTCGACTGTTAAATTTAAGGAAAAAACTCTTAAAGCATAGGTCCTACTAGGTAGCCCTGTTAATAGGAGTTCACTACCAGGTTCCAGCCCAAGACActctctttcttcctccttTCCCATCTCTTCACAGGAACCCACCCTGGACGTTCATTACTCGATACTACCTCTTTAGCACTGAAAAGCAACGTCGGCAAGACTGAAATCGTGATTCGTAAAATTACACGATTTGAAACAGGTGCTGTCACATCGAAAGAGGATAAACATAATTCAATGACACTTTTCATCGTTCTTGATATTCGAAATGACAGCACATTTTTGTTATGCGCGACGATTAACTCCAATAACACTGcaagaaataaatttacaaatgataGTAATACTGTTGTAGATTGAAAATTAGTTTAGACGATAGCAATTGCtttgctgaaaaaaaaaaagtacacaCACCCGAGCTAACTATTATCCGGTGGTCGTTAATGTTCTTATTTCCTGACAGCCGTTCGGCCGTCGTTCGTGGCCGAGTTGTCACGCACCTTGGCACCGGACTAATGGGAGTACGAGTTAGCACCAGTACACCCCTGGAAGGTTTCACTCTGACGAGAGACGACGGTTGGTTCGATCTCTTGGTGAACGGCGGAGGCGCGGTCACCCTGCAGTTTGGCAGGTCGCCCTTCAAGCCGCAAAGCCACATAGTCTTTGTACCTTGGAACGAGGTAATAATCTAGGACCTGCGTACCAAACTAAATCCTATATCGAAGACTACATGTAACAAAAATCTTCGTTTCTTCAAGGTGGTAATTATCGACAAGATCGTGATGAGCACCGCCGAGGAGAAGCAACCCTTCCATGTCCCTCACGCTTGTGCCGCCCACGACTACGACCTAATGAAGCCAGTGGTCTTGGCCACCTGGAAGCACGGCTTTCAAGGCGCCTGTCCCGACAAGAGCGCCATTTTGGCAGAGTCCCAGGTCATCCAAGAGAGTCTTCAAATACCAGGCACTGGCTTGAACCTTGTATACCACAGCTCCAGAGCAGCCGGATATCTGTCCACCATTCAGTTGCAACTGACACCCGAAGTCATTCCACCGACTCTTAATTTAATTCACCTGAGAATCACCATTGAGGGCATTCTATTTGAGAAAATATTCGAGGCGGATCCTGTGATCAAGTTTACTTACGCGTGGAACCGACTGAACGTATATAGACAACGAGTCTATGGTGTGACTACAGCTATGGTGAAGGTGGGGTATGAGTACAGGGACTGTAAGGACATCATCTGGGACGTGCAAACGACGAAGCTCAGTGGCCACGATATGTCCATATCTGAAGTTGGAGGTTGGAACCTGGACATCCATCACAGGTATAACTTCCATGAAGGCATTCTGCAGAAAGGAGACGGATCCAACATCTACCTAAAGCAGAAGCCTCGAGTAATTCTTACAACCATGGGCGATGGGCATCAGAGGCCTCTGGATTGTTACGATTGCGATGGACAGGCCTCCAAGCAGCGACTGCTAGCGCCGGTTGCTCTTGCCACAGCTCCAGACGGATCCATCTTCGTCGGAGACTTCAATCTCGTTAGGAAAATCCTCGTTGATGGCACTGTCAGGACTGTCGTTAGGCTGAAGTAAGTCCCACGATTGAATTTCTAAAGCCCCTCGCATTATTTAATATTGCTTAATTGAATAAATGTTCTTTCAGTGCTACGAGAGTCTCCTACCGCTACCACATTGCCTTGAGTCCTCTGGACGGTTCCCTGTACATCTCTGACCCCGAGTCCCATCAGATCATCCGCGTGCGCGACACTAACGACTATTCCGACCCAGATCACAACTGGGAGACGGTGGTTGGTTCGGGAGAGCGGTGTCTCCCTGGGGACGAAGCTCACTGTGGCGATGGTGCACTGGCTCGGGACGCTAAACTGGCGTATCCCAAGGGGGTCGCCATATCAGCCGACAACGTACTGTACTTCGCCGATGGGACCAATATTAGGATGGTCGACAGGGACGGTATCATCACCACGGTGATCGGCAATCATATGCACAAGTCGCACTGGAAGCCTATTCCTTGCGAGGGCACACTGAACGTAGAAGAGGTTCATCTGCGGTGGCCCACTGAGTTGGCTATTAACCCCCTGGATAATTCCCTGCACATGATAGACGACCATATGGTGCTACAACTGGCTCCAGATGGTAGAGTCAAGGTGGTAGCTGGTCGTCCTCTCCACTGCGCCTCGCCGTCCTCCTCGTTTGACACCGAGCTGGCGACACACGCTACTCTGGTGATGCCGCAGAGCATCGCATTCGGCCCGTCCGGAAACCTGTACATCGCCGAGAGCGATTCACAGCGAATCAACCGCGTGAGGGTGATCGGAACCGACGGCAAGATCTCCCCTTACGCCGGCGCGGAGTCGAAGTGCAACTGTTTAGAGCGCGGCTGCGATTGCTTCGAAGCCGATCACTACCTGGCGTCCACTTCCAAGTTCAATACCATCTCCGCTGTTGCCGTATCCCCTGACGGAGTGGTTCACATCGGTGATCAGGCGAACTATAGGATCCGATCAGTGATGGCCAGTATCCCAGACGCCAGTGGCGCCAGGGAGTACGAGATCTACTCGCCGGACACCCAGGAAATCTACGTATTCAACCGATTCGGGCAGCACGTGGCTACTAAGAACATCCTGACAGGGGAGACAGTGTACCAATTCACGTACAATGTGAACACCAGTAATGGTAAACTCAGCACGGTCACTGACGCAGCGGGTAATAAGGTGTTCCTGCTGAGGGACTACAGCAGCCAGGTGAACTCCATCGAGAACACGAAGGGCCAGAAGTGCAGGCTTCGAATGTCTAGGATGAAGATGCTTCACGAGCTGAGCACGCCCGATAACTACAACGTTACGTTCGATTATCACGGGCCCACTGGGCTGCTGAAGACCAAATTGGACAGCACGGGCAGAAGTTTCGTATATAACTACGATGAATTCGGCAGACTAACCAGTGCAGTCACTCCTACGGGCAAGGTAATCAGTCTAACCTTCGATCTTAGCCTGAAGGGAGCTGTGGTGAAGGTGGGGCAAAACAACAGGAAGCCTATTTCGATGCTGATCAAGGGATCCTCGGTTGTTACGAAGGTTGGAGAGGCAGAACAAAGGACTACTGTCCTGGCCGATGGCTCCGTCGGCCAGGTAACACCCTGGGCCCATACAGTCAGCACGGACACCTTGCCTTACTCGGTCTTGGCTGAAATCGAGCCCCTGTTGGGCGAGAGCTACCCAGTGCCCGCTAAGCAGAGGACGGAAATTGCTGGTGATTTGGCGAACAGATTCGAGTGGCGATACTTCCTCAGAAAGCTTCAGTCCAACAAAAATAGGGGCAATTCAAAGTCTGTTGCTCAAGTTGGCAGGAAGCTGCGGGTTAACGGTGATATTTTGCTGTCTCTTGAATACGACAGAGAAACCAATAGCGTAGCTGTATTTATGGACGATGTAGAGCTTTTGAATGTGACCTACGATAGAACAGCGAGACCAGTGAAATGGGGTCCGAGGAATGGTATCTTCTCCGGAGTGGAACTGGAGTACGACCGCTTCAGTAGACTGACCAGTTGGACTTGGGGGGATATCAGTGAGACTTATGGCTTTGACAGAGCTGGGCGGTTATACGAGATCAAATACAGCGATGGTACGTCTATGGTGTATGCCTTCAAAGACATGTTCAGCAGTCTTCCACTGAAAGTGACCACGCCAAGGGGAAGCGACTACTTGCTGCAGTACGATGAAGCTGGGGCCTTGCAGTCTTTAACCACACCAAGAGGACACATTCATGCGTTCTCGTTGCAGACTTCGTTAGGATTCTACAAGTATCAGTACTACTCGCCCATGAACAGACATCCGtatgaaattttgtataatgaTGACGGGCAGATTTTAGCGAAGGTGTATCCACATCAAAGCGGCAAGGTTGCTTATATCTACGACCACACTGGGAAATTGGAGACTACTCTTGCTGGTATGTATATCTTCTTAGTAAAATTATTCCAAATTATAATTACGTTGGGGTATTCTCCGGGCATATGGTCAACGCAGACATTGGCGACAAGGGGGTCCTATTTCAAATTAATCTTCATTCACTTCCGCAGGATTGTCTTCGATCCACTACACATACCAAGAAACAACGAGCTTGGTCCACAGCATTGACATCAACGAACCAAACTTCGAAATGCGCATTGAGTACAAGTACCATGCTGGTATCGTCAAAGACGAGAAAATCAAATTCGGTAGCAAGAGCGGCCTGGACAATGCCCGATATCGTTACCAGTACGATGGTAATGCAAGAATTTCCAGCATTGAAGTAGACATCAATGGCAAACAGCTTCCTCAGTTACGGCTGAAGTACAACCAGAATTTGGGCATACTGGAAGGAGTCGGTGATCTTAGGATATACAGGAACCTGTTTAACCGATCAGTCATGCAGGACAGCAGCAAGCAGTTCTTCACGGTCACCGATTATGACGAACATGGACGGGTTAAGACTGTCCTTATGAATATTCGGTCACTGGATGTCTTCCGTATGGAGCTAGAGTATGATAATCGTAATCGCATAAAAATGAGGAAGATGTTAATTGGAAAAGATTCCATGAAGAAGGAATGGGCCAAGATAGAGAAGATCACATATAATGCGGATGGACATGTCCTAGAGGTGGCAGAGACTGAGAACAATTGGCAATATGCTTATGACGAAAATGGTAACGTGATTGGAGTGACAGAACACAATGAGAAGATCGCTTTGGGTTATGACAGCGGTGATCGTGTGGTCCAATATGGCGACGTTGAGTTCAATTCGTATGATAGCAGAGGATTCGTCGTCATTCGAGGGGAACATAAATACAGGTTTGTTCAGATTTCAATTATTCTGACATTTATTTCTCTGTCCACTAATTCCCATTTCTTCATTTTAGTCAACACCTCTGAAATATACACCCACCAAGTTTTCAGTGCCATCCAAAAAGACATCCCCCTCCTGAACCtatgataataatatttcttGCTTTGTATAGGTACAATTCGCGTGGTCAACTGATTCACGCATCAGAGCACAAGAAGTTCCAGATATGGTACTTCTACGACGACCGCGGACGCCTGGTAGCCTGGAACGACGACCGCGAGAATATCACGCAGTTCTTCTACGCGAATCCAAAGACGCCGGACCTGATCACGCACATTCACTTCCCGAAATCCGCGAAAACCTTCCGGTTCCTCTACGACGCCCGCAACTTCCTTATGACAGTGGAAACCTCCGAGCAGAGGTTCTACGTGGCGACGGATCAAAATGGTTCCCCCATAGCATTATTCGACACCAATGGAAATCTGATCAAAGAAATGAGACGCACGCCATTTGGCAAAATTATTAAGGACACCAACCCAGATTTCTACCTGCCCATCGATTTCCATGGTGGACTCCTGGACCCGATCACAAAACTGGTCTACCTGAACAAGAGGTTATATGATCCAACTGTTGGACAATGGATGACGCCAGCCTGGGAACAAATGGCGAACGAACTCACTACTCCGACCGACATTTTCATTTACCGCTTCCGCAACAATGATCCAGTGAACTTCAAACAGAACGTCGAGTACATGACTGACCTCGCCAGTTGGCTGAAATTGTACGGCTATGATATCTCCGCCATGCTGGGCTCGGAGTACATGAAGCACATGGTGTACCAGCCGACCGCTACCATCACGTCTCCTCAATTAACACCAGACTTCGGCGTCATGTCTGGGTTGCAGTGCATCGTGAATCGCGTGCACGAGAAATTCTCCGACCTAGGATTCGTTCCTAAACCTTTGCTGAAACTGGAACCAAAGACGAGGAACCTTCTTCCGCGAGTGGCCCACCGGCGTGCCGTTTTCGGTGAAGGTATCTTGGTATCCCGCATCGGTGGACGGGCGTTAGTCAGTGTAGTGGATGGTGTGAACAGCGTCGTCCAAGACGTGGTCACCTCGGTGTTCAACAACTCCTACTTCCTACCTCTCCACTTCAGTGTGCACGATCAGGATGTGTTCTATTTCGTGAAGGACAACGCGCTGAAGATTCGTGACGATATGGAGGAGCTGCGCCGTCTGGGAGGCATGTTCAACGTGTCCACTTACGAGACCACGGAGCACGGAGTGGGCACTTGGAAGGAACTGAAGCTACATAACCCGGATGCCGCGGTAGTGATCAGGTACGGGGCTGACCCTGAACAGGAGAGGCATAGGATATTGAAGCACATTCATAAGAGGGCCGTGGAAAGAGCCTGGGAAATCGAGAAGCAGTTGGTTATGGCTGGTTTCCAAGGCAGAGGAGACTGGTCGAAGGAGGAGAAGGACGAATTGATCAGCCGGGGGGCAGTGAACGGCTACGAGGGTGTAGATATCCACAGTGTCCACAGATATCCCCAACTAGCCGATGACCCCGGTAATGTTGCCTTCACTA
This window encodes:
- the Ten-m gene encoding teneurin transmembrane protein Ten-m isoform X2 yields the protein MNYSQGKGRLYPAYSLSGSEGEENSPSLRSRTSAYPPNNHQTTQSHLNHYNASQHKQRAYQQQQQHPLYHMPSSGAGLSDTPTSGNASDETLTDSDLITVARDSALLVHNGCLLDNSAPRGPPDVPPRNPTMSRVNGRLPGSHTASDHERDPDLQPSCLVRSPSGGFYSIPKIPKNEYNNKNQSSGNSPIKVELQNNMDRVPLPYGHAPSMIPMRRQSIRCHFVKGVDWCSWKLIAMILLMVSLCITAVLAYVVVSSIVNRSYQGTKACTVLVGENADTKTLLSEGNKTSTSSTSSSQSNSRTRQQSSSGGSIKPSASMLEHVYIRKRRDTYNQHALHQTVASSFKPTVQLRSTVVQEDESSPRSSQPSALPLDEDRPGKIVHETAAYTDDPQPNETGSESGSSTTPMGTLLLALNLSDSSVTNSTPTTVASSSSVSVASYSYASSSVSLNRPSETPPGSAIELAYGHDSVIAVTTDPVTPEDVQSTGSTVDGGKVESSTVSEDDVSQHEESTLGIDTLDVENGTVSGVESLLESSTTGSSSVSTPGSTSDIEEPVPPVDESSAENSASEKNTSDNTSDVVKETRELSREDLSTEPDAPPSGLKSSEKSEELQRDYPLPIYNYGQEEVEIVKLNHGGESDTVTKTRLDRTSSFGNSVPRLGQNSDFRVITREESDEEFLREFEKKFREDATPTDQEEAPNDTHVPSNVPVEPNPPLTQQVKIIEVPVDRSHSSPSSASSASSSPHRVLVNITIASSDSSSKPLYVLSVSVPTDGAHQAPEVHQREESGSNVVSNTNDNRLPPPPQPPSSPPPPLWAGGECECSCPCMGSASDEWDNFSAIDENNEHEIDNSSLSVEPNKMAEEEVVKENFSTTEENGGSTDWTTANYDTESSSVDLSCSGSTPLPPEPTILILEGARTFPARSFPPDGTTFAQVGLGQKLSKEIPPYSYWNMQFYQSEAAYVRFDYNIPRGASIGVYARRNALPTHTQYDLLEVLSGFKARTTRASHPSIKKEVTHYMEPGHWFLSLYNDDGDPQEVSFIAIIAEDMTHNCPNGCSGKGECLLGHCQCNPGFGGEDCSESVCPVLCSQRGEYINGECQCNPGWKGKECSLRHDECEVPDCNGHGHCTNGKCNCVRGYKGKYCEEVDCPHPTCSGHGFCAEGTCICKKGWKGADCSQMDKEALQCLPDCSGHGNFDLETQTCLCEPMWSGDDCSKELCDLDCGPHGHCVDNACDCLPGWSGELCNLKQCDPRCNEHGQCKNGTCLCVTGWNGKHCTMEGCPNSCSGHGQCRVSNDGQWECRCYDGWDGKDCNVLLEQNCNDGRDNDKDGLIDCADPECCSNHICRSSQLCVSAPKPIDILLRKQPPAITASFFERMKFLIDEGSLQNYARQETFNESMFWNHFNTSRSAVVRGRVVTHLGTGLMGVRVSTSTPLEGFTLTRDDGWFDLLVNGGGAVTLQFGRSPFKPQSHIVFVPWNEVVIIDKIVMSTAEEKQPFHVPHACAAHDYDLMKPVVLATWKHGFQGACPDKSAILAESQVIQESLQIPGTGLNLVYHSSRAAGYLSTIQLQLTPEVIPPTLNLIHLRITIEGILFEKIFEADPVIKFTYAWNRLNVYRQRVYGVTTAMVKVGYEYRDCKDIIWDVQTTKLSGHDMSISEVGGWNLDIHHRYNFHEGILQKGDGSNIYLKQKPRVILTTMGDGHQRPLDCYDCDGQASKQRLLAPVALATAPDGSIFVGDFNLVRKILVDGTVRTVVRLNATRVSYRYHIALSPLDGSLYISDPESHQIIRVRDTNDYSDPDHNWETVVGSGERCLPGDEAHCGDGALARDAKLAYPKGVAISADNVLYFADGTNIRMVDRDGIITTVIGNHMHKSHWKPIPCEGTLNVEEVHLRWPTELAINPLDNSLHMIDDHMVLQLAPDGRVKVVAGRPLHCASPSSSFDTELATHATLVMPQSIAFGPSGNLYIAESDSQRINRVRVIGTDGKISPYAGAESKCNCLERGCDCFEADHYLASTSKFNTISAVAVSPDGVVHIGDQANYRIRSVMASIPDASGAREYEIYSPDTQEIYVFNRFGQHVATKNILTGETVYQFTYNVNTSNGKLSTVTDAAGNKVFLLRDYSSQVNSIENTKGQKCRLRMSRMKMLHELSTPDNYNVTFDYHGPTGLLKTKLDSTGRSFVYNYDEFGRLTSAVTPTGKVISLTFDLSLKGAVVKVGQNNRKPISMLIKGSSVVTKVGEAEQRTTVLADGSVGQVTPWAHTVSTDTLPYSVLAEIEPLLGESYPVPAKQRTEIAGDLANRFEWRYFLRKLQSNKNRGNSKSVAQVGRKLRVNGDILLSLEYDRETNSVAVFMDDVELLNVTYDRTARPVKWGPRNGIFSGVELEYDRFSRLTSWTWGDISETYGFDRAGRLYEIKYSDGTSMVYAFKDMFSSLPLKVTTPRGSDYLLQYDEAGALQSLTTPRGHIHAFSLQTSLGFYKYQYYSPMNRHPYEILYNDDGQILAKVYPHQSGKVAYIYDHTGKLETTLAGLSSIHYTYQETTSLVHSIDINEPNFEMRIEYKYHAGIVKDEKIKFGSKSGLDNARYRYQYDGNARISSIEVDINGKQLPQLRLKYNQNLGILEGVGDLRIYRNLFNRSVMQDSSKQFFTVTDYDEHGRVKTVLMNIRSLDVFRMELEYDNRNRIKMRKMLIGKDSMKKEWAKIEKITYNADGHVLEVAETENNWQYAYDENGNVIGVTEHNEKIALGYDSGDRVVQYGDVEFNSYDSRGFVVIRGEHKYRYNSRGQLIHASEHKKFQIWYFYDDRGRLVAWNDDRENITQFFYANPKTPDLITHIHFPKSAKTFRFLYDARNFLMTVETSEQRFYVATDQNGSPIALFDTNGNLIKEMRRTPFGKIIKDTNPDFYLPIDFHGGLLDPITKLVYLNKRLYDPTVGQWMTPAWEQMANELTTPTDIFIYRFRNNDPVNFKQNVEYMTDLASWLKLYGYDISAMLGSEYMKHMVYQPTATITSPQLTPDFGVMSGLQCIVNRVHEKFSDLGFVPKPLLKLEPKTRNLLPRVAHRRAVFGEGILVSRIGGRALVSVVDGVNSVVQDVVTSVFNNSYFLPLHFSVHDQDVFYFVKDNALKIRDDMEELRRLGGMFNVSTYETTEHGVGTWKELKLHNPDAAVVIRYGADPEQERHRILKHIHKRAVERAWEIEKQLVMAGFQGRGDWSKEEKDELISRGAVNGYEGVDIHSVHRYPQLADDPGNVAFTRDTKRKRRKSGNRRNRIHRHDS